In one Dama dama isolate Ldn47 chromosome 5, ASM3311817v1, whole genome shotgun sequence genomic region, the following are encoded:
- the ANKRD13B gene encoding ankyrin repeat domain-containing protein 13B isoform X1: MIPANASARKGPEGKYPLHYLVWHNRHRELEKEVRAGQVDIEQLDPRGRTPLHLATTLGHLECARVLLAHGADVGRENRSGWTVLQEAVSTRDLELVQLVLRYRDYQRVVKRLAGIPVLLEKLRQAQDFYVEMKWEFTSWVPLVSKICPSDTYKVWKSGQNLRVDTTLLGFDHMTWQRGNRSFIFRGQDASAVVMEIDHDRRVVYTETLALAGQDRELLLAAAQPTEEQVLSRLTAPVVTTQLDTKNISFERNKTGILGWRSEKTEMVNGYEAKVYGASNVELITRTRTEHLSEQHKGKVKGCKTPLQSFLGIAEQHGGPQNGTLITQTLSQANPTAITAEEYFNPNFELGNRDMGRPMELTTKTQKFKAKLWLCEEHPLSLCEQVAPIIDLMAVSNALFAKLRDFITLRLPPGFPVKIEIPIFHILNARITFGNLNGCDEPVPLVRGSPSSETPSPGSDSSSVSSSSSTTSCRGCEISPALFEAPRGYSVLGGQREATTRDDDDDLLQFAIQQSLLEAGSEYDQVTIWEALTNSKPGTHPMSYEGRRQDRSAPPTPQRQPVPRAALASVPSPRPSPRPGPGGHVFRSYDEQLRLAMELSAQEQEERRRRARQEEEELERILRLSLTEQ; the protein is encoded by the exons GTGGACATTGAGCAGCTGGATCCCCGTGGGCGGACTCCCCTGCACTTGGCCACCACCCTGGGGCACCTCGAGTGTGCCCGCGTGCTCCTGGCGCACGGCGCAGACGTAGGCAGGGAGAATCGCAGCGGCTGGACAG tgctTCAGGAAGCTGTGAGTACCCGGGACCTGGAGCTGGTGCAGCTGGTGCTACGGTACCGGGACTACCAGCGGGTGGTGAAGCGGCTGGCGGGCATCCCCGTACTCCTGGAGAAGCTGCGCCAG GCCCAGGACTTCTATGTGGAGATGAAATGGGAGTTCACCAGTTGGG TGCCCTTGGTGTCCAAGATCTGCCCCAGTGACACCTACAAAGTGTGGAAGAGTGGACAGAACCTTCGGGTAGACACCACACTCCTGGGCTTTGACCACATGACGTGGCAGCGAGGGAACCGCAGCTTCATCTTCAGGGGCCAAG ACGCGAGTGCGGTGGTTATGGAGATTGACCACGACCGCCGGGTGGTGTACACGGAGACCCTGGCTCTGGCCGGGCAGGACCGTGAGCTGTTGCTGGCTGCTGCCCAGCCCACGGAGGAGCAGGTGCTGAGCCGGCTCACTGCACCTGTTGTCACTACGCAACTGGACACCAAGAACATCTCCTTTGAGAG GAACAAGACAGGCATCCTGGGCTGGCGCAGTGAGAAGACCGAGATGGTGAATGGGTATGAAGCCAAG GTATATGGGGCATCCAATGTGGAGCTCATCACCCGGACACGGACAGAGCATCTTTCAGAACAGCACAAGGGCAAGGTCAAAG GCTGTAAGACACCTCTGCAGTCCTTCCTGGGAATTGCTGAGCAGCATGGGGGCCCCCAAAACGGG ACCCTGATCACTCAGACCCTGAGCCAAGCCAATCCCACTGCCATCACCGCAGAAGAGTACTTCAACCCCAACTTTGAGCTTGGAAACCGCGACATGGGTCGCCCCATGGAACTGACCACCAAAACACAGAA GTTCAAGGCCAAGCTGTGGCTGTGTGAGGAGCATCCCCTGTCCCTGTGTGAGCAGGTGGCCCCCATCATTGACCTCATGGCCGTCAGCAACGCACTTTTCGCCAAGCTCCGGGATTTCATCACCCTGCGCCTGCCTCCGGGATTCCCCGTCAAGATTG AAATTCCGATTTTCCACATCCTCAACGCCCGCATCACCTTTGGGAACCTCAATGGCTGTGACGAGCCGGTGCCGTTGGTGCGAGGCAGCCCTAGCAGCGAGACCCCTTCCCCAGGCAGCGACTCCTCCAGCGTCAGCAGCTCCAGTTCCACCA CCTCATGCCGTGGCTGCGAGATCTCCCCCGCGTTGTTCGAGGCCCCGCGCGGCTACAGCGTGCTGGGCGGCCAGCGCGAGGCCACCACCCGCGACGACGACGACGACCTGCTACAGTTCGCCATCCAGCAGAGCCTGCTCGAGGCGGGCAGTGAGTATGACCAG GTCACCATCTGGGAGGCGCTCACCAACAGCAAACCGGGCACTCACCCCATGTCCTACGAGGGCCGTCGGCAGGACAG GAGCGCTCCGCCCAcgccgcagcgccagcccgtacCTCGCGCGGCCCTGGCGTCCGTCCCCAGCCCTCGGCCCAGCCCGCGCCCAGGCCCGGGCGGCCACGTGTTCCGGAGCTACGACGAGCAGCTGCGGCTTGCCATGGAGCTGTCCGCGCAGGAGCAGGAGGAGCGGCGGCGGCGCGCgcgccaggaggaggaggagctggagcgCATCCTGCGGCTCTCCCTGACCGAGCAGTAG
- the ANKRD13B gene encoding ankyrin repeat domain-containing protein 13B isoform X2, whose protein sequence is MESLIPVLFQGGLQKAQCLVPPPGPVGLVGKGMHHFQVDIEQLDPRGRTPLHLATTLGHLECARVLLAHGADVGRENRSGWTVLQEAVSTRDLELVQLVLRYRDYQRVVKRLAGIPVLLEKLRQAQDFYVEMKWEFTSWVPLVSKICPSDTYKVWKSGQNLRVDTTLLGFDHMTWQRGNRSFIFRGQDASAVVMEIDHDRRVVYTETLALAGQDRELLLAAAQPTEEQVLSRLTAPVVTTQLDTKNISFERNKTGILGWRSEKTEMVNGYEAKVYGASNVELITRTRTEHLSEQHKGKVKGCKTPLQSFLGIAEQHGGPQNGTLITQTLSQANPTAITAEEYFNPNFELGNRDMGRPMELTTKTQKFKAKLWLCEEHPLSLCEQVAPIIDLMAVSNALFAKLRDFITLRLPPGFPVKIEIPIFHILNARITFGNLNGCDEPVPLVRGSPSSETPSPGSDSSSVSSSSSTTSCRGCEISPALFEAPRGYSVLGGQREATTRDDDDDLLQFAIQQSLLEAGSEYDQVTIWEALTNSKPGTHPMSYEGRRQDRSAPPTPQRQPVPRAALASVPSPRPSPRPGPGGHVFRSYDEQLRLAMELSAQEQEERRRRARQEEEELERILRLSLTEQ, encoded by the exons GTGGACATTGAGCAGCTGGATCCCCGTGGGCGGACTCCCCTGCACTTGGCCACCACCCTGGGGCACCTCGAGTGTGCCCGCGTGCTCCTGGCGCACGGCGCAGACGTAGGCAGGGAGAATCGCAGCGGCTGGACAG tgctTCAGGAAGCTGTGAGTACCCGGGACCTGGAGCTGGTGCAGCTGGTGCTACGGTACCGGGACTACCAGCGGGTGGTGAAGCGGCTGGCGGGCATCCCCGTACTCCTGGAGAAGCTGCGCCAG GCCCAGGACTTCTATGTGGAGATGAAATGGGAGTTCACCAGTTGGG TGCCCTTGGTGTCCAAGATCTGCCCCAGTGACACCTACAAAGTGTGGAAGAGTGGACAGAACCTTCGGGTAGACACCACACTCCTGGGCTTTGACCACATGACGTGGCAGCGAGGGAACCGCAGCTTCATCTTCAGGGGCCAAG ACGCGAGTGCGGTGGTTATGGAGATTGACCACGACCGCCGGGTGGTGTACACGGAGACCCTGGCTCTGGCCGGGCAGGACCGTGAGCTGTTGCTGGCTGCTGCCCAGCCCACGGAGGAGCAGGTGCTGAGCCGGCTCACTGCACCTGTTGTCACTACGCAACTGGACACCAAGAACATCTCCTTTGAGAG GAACAAGACAGGCATCCTGGGCTGGCGCAGTGAGAAGACCGAGATGGTGAATGGGTATGAAGCCAAG GTATATGGGGCATCCAATGTGGAGCTCATCACCCGGACACGGACAGAGCATCTTTCAGAACAGCACAAGGGCAAGGTCAAAG GCTGTAAGACACCTCTGCAGTCCTTCCTGGGAATTGCTGAGCAGCATGGGGGCCCCCAAAACGGG ACCCTGATCACTCAGACCCTGAGCCAAGCCAATCCCACTGCCATCACCGCAGAAGAGTACTTCAACCCCAACTTTGAGCTTGGAAACCGCGACATGGGTCGCCCCATGGAACTGACCACCAAAACACAGAA GTTCAAGGCCAAGCTGTGGCTGTGTGAGGAGCATCCCCTGTCCCTGTGTGAGCAGGTGGCCCCCATCATTGACCTCATGGCCGTCAGCAACGCACTTTTCGCCAAGCTCCGGGATTTCATCACCCTGCGCCTGCCTCCGGGATTCCCCGTCAAGATTG AAATTCCGATTTTCCACATCCTCAACGCCCGCATCACCTTTGGGAACCTCAATGGCTGTGACGAGCCGGTGCCGTTGGTGCGAGGCAGCCCTAGCAGCGAGACCCCTTCCCCAGGCAGCGACTCCTCCAGCGTCAGCAGCTCCAGTTCCACCA CCTCATGCCGTGGCTGCGAGATCTCCCCCGCGTTGTTCGAGGCCCCGCGCGGCTACAGCGTGCTGGGCGGCCAGCGCGAGGCCACCACCCGCGACGACGACGACGACCTGCTACAGTTCGCCATCCAGCAGAGCCTGCTCGAGGCGGGCAGTGAGTATGACCAG GTCACCATCTGGGAGGCGCTCACCAACAGCAAACCGGGCACTCACCCCATGTCCTACGAGGGCCGTCGGCAGGACAG GAGCGCTCCGCCCAcgccgcagcgccagcccgtacCTCGCGCGGCCCTGGCGTCCGTCCCCAGCCCTCGGCCCAGCCCGCGCCCAGGCCCGGGCGGCCACGTGTTCCGGAGCTACGACGAGCAGCTGCGGCTTGCCATGGAGCTGTCCGCGCAGGAGCAGGAGGAGCGGCGGCGGCGCGCgcgccaggaggaggaggagctggagcgCATCCTGCGGCTCTCCCTGACCGAGCAGTAG
- the CORO6 gene encoding coronin-6 isoform X4, translating into MSRRVVRQSKFRHVFGQAAKADQAYEDIRVSKVTWDSSFCAVNPKFLAIIVEAGGGGAFIVLPLAKTGRVDKNYPLVTGHTAPVLDIDWCPHNDNVIASASDDTTIMVWQIPDYTPVRNITEPIITLEGHSKRVGILSWHPTARNVLLSAGGDNVIIVWNVGTGEVLLSLDDMHPDVIHSVCWNTNGSLLATTCKDKTLRIIDPRKGQVVANNFEEPVALQEMDTSNGVLLPFYDPDSSIVYLCGKGDSSIRYFEITEEPPFVHYLNTFSSKEPQRGMGFMPKRGLDVSKCEIARFYKLHERKCEPIVMTVPRKSDLFQDDLYPDTPGPEPALEAEEWLSGQDADPVLISLRDGYVPPKHRELRVTKRNILDVRPPSGPRRSQSASDAPLSQHTLETLLEEIKALREQVQAQEQRITSLENMLCELVDGTD; encoded by the exons ATGAGCCGGCGCGTGGTTCGGCAGAGCAAGTTCCGCCACGTGTTTGGACAGGCGGCAAAGGCTGACCAGGCCTACGAGGACATCCGtgtgtccaaggtcacatgggACAGCTCCTTCTGTGCCGTCAACCCCAAATTCCTGGCCATTATTgtggaggctgggggtggaggtgcCTTCATCGTCCTGCCTCTGGCCAAG ACAGGGCGAGTGGATAAGAACTACCCACTGGTCACTGGGCACACTGCCCCTGTGCTGGACATTGACTGGTGCCCGCACAATGACAACGTCATCGCCAGTGCCTCAGACGACACCACCATCATG GTGTGGCAGATTCCAGACTATACCCCTGTGCGCAACATCACAGAGCCCATCATCACACTGGAGGGCCACTCCAAACGTGTGGGCATCCTCTCCTGGCACCCCACTGCCCGGAATGTCCTGCTCAGTGCAG GTGGTGACAATGTGATCATCGTCTGGAACGTGGGCACTGGGGAGGTGCTCCTGAGTCTAGACGACATGCACCCGGACGTCATCCACAGCGTGTGCTGGAACACCAACGGGAGCCTACTAGCCACCACCTGCAAGGACAAGACCCTGCGAATCATCGACCCGCGCAAGGGCCAGGTGGTGGCG AACAACTTCGAGGAGCCAGTGGCGCTGCAGGAGATGGACACAAGCAACGGGGTCCTACTGCCTTTCTACGATCCCGACTCCAGCATCGTCTACCTGTGCGGAAAG GGCGACAGCAGCATTCGGTACTTTGAGATCACCGAGGAACCGCCCTTCGTGCACTACCTGAACACCTTCAGCAGCAAGGAGCCGCAGAGGGGCATGGGCTTCATGCCCAAGCGGGGACTCGATGTCAGCAAGTGCGAGATCGCACG GTTCTACAAGTTGCACGAAAGAAAATGTGAACCCATCGTCATGACTGTGCCCCGCAAG TCAGACCTGTTCCAGGACGACCTTTACCCAGATACACCGGGCCCTGAGCCGGCCCTAGAAGCGGAAGAATGGCTATCAGGTCAGGACGCCGACCCCGTGCTCATCTCGTTGAGGGACGGTTACGTGCCTCCCAAGCACCGCGAGCTCCGGGTCACCAAGCGCAACATCCTGGACGTGCGCCCGCCCTCCGGTCCTCGTCGCAGCCAGTCAGCCAGCGATGCCCCCTTATCG CAGCACACCCTGGAGACGCTGCTGGAGGAGATCAAGGCCCTGCGAGAGCAGGTGCAGGCCCAGGAGCAGCGCATCACATCTTTGGAGAATATGCTTTGCGAGCTGGTGGACGGCACGGACTAG
- the CORO6 gene encoding coronin-6 isoform X3 — MSRRVVRQSKFRHVFGQAAKADQAYEDIRVSKVTWDSSFCAVNPKFLAIIVEAGGGGAFIVLPLAKTGRVDKNYPLVTGHTAPVLDIDWCPHNDNVIASASDDTTIMVWQIPDYTPVRNITEPIITLEGHSKRVGILSWHPTARNVLLSAGGDNVIIVWNVGTGEVLLSLDDMHPDVIHSVCWNTNGSLLATTCKDKTLRIIDPRKGQVVAERARPHEGARPLRAVFTTDGKLLSTGFSRMSERQLALWDPNNFEEPVALQEMDTSNGVLLPFYDPDSSIVYLCGKGDSSIRYFEITEEPPFVHYLNTFSSKEPQRGMGFMPKRGLDVSKCEIARFYKLHERKCEPIVMTVPRKSDLFQDDLYPDTPGPEPALEAEEWLSGQDADPVLISLRDGYVPPKHRELRVTKRNILDVRPPSGPRRSQSASDAPLSQHTLETLLEEIKALREQVQAQEQRITSLENMLCELVDGTD; from the exons ATGAGCCGGCGCGTGGTTCGGCAGAGCAAGTTCCGCCACGTGTTTGGACAGGCGGCAAAGGCTGACCAGGCCTACGAGGACATCCGtgtgtccaaggtcacatgggACAGCTCCTTCTGTGCCGTCAACCCCAAATTCCTGGCCATTATTgtggaggctgggggtggaggtgcCTTCATCGTCCTGCCTCTGGCCAAG ACAGGGCGAGTGGATAAGAACTACCCACTGGTCACTGGGCACACTGCCCCTGTGCTGGACATTGACTGGTGCCCGCACAATGACAACGTCATCGCCAGTGCCTCAGACGACACCACCATCATG GTGTGGCAGATTCCAGACTATACCCCTGTGCGCAACATCACAGAGCCCATCATCACACTGGAGGGCCACTCCAAACGTGTGGGCATCCTCTCCTGGCACCCCACTGCCCGGAATGTCCTGCTCAGTGCAG GTGGTGACAATGTGATCATCGTCTGGAACGTGGGCACTGGGGAGGTGCTCCTGAGTCTAGACGACATGCACCCGGACGTCATCCACAGCGTGTGCTGGAACACCAACGGGAGCCTACTAGCCACCACCTGCAAGGACAAGACCCTGCGAATCATCGACCCGCGCAAGGGCCAGGTGGTGGCG GAGCGAGCCCGGCCTCACGAGGGCGCCCGCCCGCTGCGGGCGGTCTTCACCACAGACGGGAAGCTGCTCAGCACCGGCTTCAGCAGGATGAGTGAGCGGCAACTCGCGCTCTGGGACCCG AACAACTTCGAGGAGCCAGTGGCGCTGCAGGAGATGGACACAAGCAACGGGGTCCTACTGCCTTTCTACGATCCCGACTCCAGCATCGTCTACCTGTGCGGAAAG GGCGACAGCAGCATTCGGTACTTTGAGATCACCGAGGAACCGCCCTTCGTGCACTACCTGAACACCTTCAGCAGCAAGGAGCCGCAGAGGGGCATGGGCTTCATGCCCAAGCGGGGACTCGATGTCAGCAAGTGCGAGATCGCACG GTTCTACAAGTTGCACGAAAGAAAATGTGAACCCATCGTCATGACTGTGCCCCGCAAG TCAGACCTGTTCCAGGACGACCTTTACCCAGATACACCGGGCCCTGAGCCGGCCCTAGAAGCGGAAGAATGGCTATCAGGTCAGGACGCCGACCCCGTGCTCATCTCGTTGAGGGACGGTTACGTGCCTCCCAAGCACCGCGAGCTCCGGGTCACCAAGCGCAACATCCTGGACGTGCGCCCGCCCTCCGGTCCTCGTCGCAGCCAGTCAGCCAGCGATGCCCCCTTATCG CAGCACACCCTGGAGACGCTGCTGGAGGAGATCAAGGCCCTGCGAGAGCAGGTGCAGGCCCAGGAGCAGCGCATCACATCTTTGGAGAATATGCTTTGCGAGCTGGTGGACGGCACGGACTAG
- the CORO6 gene encoding coronin-6 isoform X1: MSRRVVRQSKFRHVFGQAAKADQAYEDIRVSKVTWDSSFCAVNPKFLAIIVEAGGGGAFIVLPLAKTGRVDKNYPLVTGHTAPVLDIDWCPHNDNVIASASDDTTIMVWQIPDYTPVRNITEPIITLEGHSKRVGILSWHPTARNVLLSAGGDNVIIVWNVGTGEVLLSLDDMHPDVIHSVCWNTNGSLLATTCKDKTLRIIDPRKGQVVAERARPHEGARPLRAVFTTDGKLLSTGFSRMSERQLALWDPERFAAHEGMRPMRAVFTRQGHIFTTGFTRMSQRELGLWDPNNFEEPVALQEMDTSNGVLLPFYDPDSSIVYLCGKGDSSIRYFEITEEPPFVHYLNTFSSKEPQRGMGFMPKRGLDVSKCEIARFYKLHERKCEPIVMTVPRKSDLFQDDLYPDTPGPEPALEAEEWLSGQDADPVLISLRDGYVPPKHRELRVTKRNILDVRPPSGPRRSQSASDAPLSQHTLETLLEEIKALREQVQAQEQRITSLENMLCELVDGTD; the protein is encoded by the exons ATGAGCCGGCGCGTGGTTCGGCAGAGCAAGTTCCGCCACGTGTTTGGACAGGCGGCAAAGGCTGACCAGGCCTACGAGGACATCCGtgtgtccaaggtcacatgggACAGCTCCTTCTGTGCCGTCAACCCCAAATTCCTGGCCATTATTgtggaggctgggggtggaggtgcCTTCATCGTCCTGCCTCTGGCCAAG ACAGGGCGAGTGGATAAGAACTACCCACTGGTCACTGGGCACACTGCCCCTGTGCTGGACATTGACTGGTGCCCGCACAATGACAACGTCATCGCCAGTGCCTCAGACGACACCACCATCATG GTGTGGCAGATTCCAGACTATACCCCTGTGCGCAACATCACAGAGCCCATCATCACACTGGAGGGCCACTCCAAACGTGTGGGCATCCTCTCCTGGCACCCCACTGCCCGGAATGTCCTGCTCAGTGCAG GTGGTGACAATGTGATCATCGTCTGGAACGTGGGCACTGGGGAGGTGCTCCTGAGTCTAGACGACATGCACCCGGACGTCATCCACAGCGTGTGCTGGAACACCAACGGGAGCCTACTAGCCACCACCTGCAAGGACAAGACCCTGCGAATCATCGACCCGCGCAAGGGCCAGGTGGTGGCG GAGCGAGCCCGGCCTCACGAGGGCGCCCGCCCGCTGCGGGCGGTCTTCACCACAGACGGGAAGCTGCTCAGCACCGGCTTCAGCAGGATGAGTGAGCGGCAACTCGCGCTCTGGGACCCG gaGAGGTTTGCGGCCCACGAGGGGATGAGGCCCATGCGGGCCGTCTTCACGCGCCAGGGTCATATCTTCACCACGGGCTTCACCCGCATGAGCCAGCGAGAGCTGGGCCTGTGGGACCCG AACAACTTCGAGGAGCCAGTGGCGCTGCAGGAGATGGACACAAGCAACGGGGTCCTACTGCCTTTCTACGATCCCGACTCCAGCATCGTCTACCTGTGCGGAAAG GGCGACAGCAGCATTCGGTACTTTGAGATCACCGAGGAACCGCCCTTCGTGCACTACCTGAACACCTTCAGCAGCAAGGAGCCGCAGAGGGGCATGGGCTTCATGCCCAAGCGGGGACTCGATGTCAGCAAGTGCGAGATCGCACG GTTCTACAAGTTGCACGAAAGAAAATGTGAACCCATCGTCATGACTGTGCCCCGCAAG TCAGACCTGTTCCAGGACGACCTTTACCCAGATACACCGGGCCCTGAGCCGGCCCTAGAAGCGGAAGAATGGCTATCAGGTCAGGACGCCGACCCCGTGCTCATCTCGTTGAGGGACGGTTACGTGCCTCCCAAGCACCGCGAGCTCCGGGTCACCAAGCGCAACATCCTGGACGTGCGCCCGCCCTCCGGTCCTCGTCGCAGCCAGTCAGCCAGCGATGCCCCCTTATCG CAGCACACCCTGGAGACGCTGCTGGAGGAGATCAAGGCCCTGCGAGAGCAGGTGCAGGCCCAGGAGCAGCGCATCACATCTTTGGAGAATATGCTTTGCGAGCTGGTGGACGGCACGGACTAG
- the CORO6 gene encoding coronin-6 isoform X2: MSRRVVRQSKFRHVFGQAAKADQAYEDIRVSKVTWDSSFCAVNPKFLAIIVEAGGGGAFIVLPLAKTGRVDKNYPLVTGHTAPVLDIDWCPHNDNVIASASDDTTIMVWQIPDYTPVRNITEPIITLEGHSKRVGILSWHPTARNVLLSAGGDNVIIVWNVGTGEVLLSLDDMHPDVIHSVCWNTNGSLLATTCKDKTLRIIDPRKGQVVAERFAAHEGMRPMRAVFTRQGHIFTTGFTRMSQRELGLWDPNNFEEPVALQEMDTSNGVLLPFYDPDSSIVYLCGKGDSSIRYFEITEEPPFVHYLNTFSSKEPQRGMGFMPKRGLDVSKCEIARFYKLHERKCEPIVMTVPRKSDLFQDDLYPDTPGPEPALEAEEWLSGQDADPVLISLRDGYVPPKHRELRVTKRNILDVRPPSGPRRSQSASDAPLSQHTLETLLEEIKALREQVQAQEQRITSLENMLCELVDGTD; this comes from the exons ATGAGCCGGCGCGTGGTTCGGCAGAGCAAGTTCCGCCACGTGTTTGGACAGGCGGCAAAGGCTGACCAGGCCTACGAGGACATCCGtgtgtccaaggtcacatgggACAGCTCCTTCTGTGCCGTCAACCCCAAATTCCTGGCCATTATTgtggaggctgggggtggaggtgcCTTCATCGTCCTGCCTCTGGCCAAG ACAGGGCGAGTGGATAAGAACTACCCACTGGTCACTGGGCACACTGCCCCTGTGCTGGACATTGACTGGTGCCCGCACAATGACAACGTCATCGCCAGTGCCTCAGACGACACCACCATCATG GTGTGGCAGATTCCAGACTATACCCCTGTGCGCAACATCACAGAGCCCATCATCACACTGGAGGGCCACTCCAAACGTGTGGGCATCCTCTCCTGGCACCCCACTGCCCGGAATGTCCTGCTCAGTGCAG GTGGTGACAATGTGATCATCGTCTGGAACGTGGGCACTGGGGAGGTGCTCCTGAGTCTAGACGACATGCACCCGGACGTCATCCACAGCGTGTGCTGGAACACCAACGGGAGCCTACTAGCCACCACCTGCAAGGACAAGACCCTGCGAATCATCGACCCGCGCAAGGGCCAGGTGGTGGCG gaGAGGTTTGCGGCCCACGAGGGGATGAGGCCCATGCGGGCCGTCTTCACGCGCCAGGGTCATATCTTCACCACGGGCTTCACCCGCATGAGCCAGCGAGAGCTGGGCCTGTGGGACCCG AACAACTTCGAGGAGCCAGTGGCGCTGCAGGAGATGGACACAAGCAACGGGGTCCTACTGCCTTTCTACGATCCCGACTCCAGCATCGTCTACCTGTGCGGAAAG GGCGACAGCAGCATTCGGTACTTTGAGATCACCGAGGAACCGCCCTTCGTGCACTACCTGAACACCTTCAGCAGCAAGGAGCCGCAGAGGGGCATGGGCTTCATGCCCAAGCGGGGACTCGATGTCAGCAAGTGCGAGATCGCACG GTTCTACAAGTTGCACGAAAGAAAATGTGAACCCATCGTCATGACTGTGCCCCGCAAG TCAGACCTGTTCCAGGACGACCTTTACCCAGATACACCGGGCCCTGAGCCGGCCCTAGAAGCGGAAGAATGGCTATCAGGTCAGGACGCCGACCCCGTGCTCATCTCGTTGAGGGACGGTTACGTGCCTCCCAAGCACCGCGAGCTCCGGGTCACCAAGCGCAACATCCTGGACGTGCGCCCGCCCTCCGGTCCTCGTCGCAGCCAGTCAGCCAGCGATGCCCCCTTATCG CAGCACACCCTGGAGACGCTGCTGGAGGAGATCAAGGCCCTGCGAGAGCAGGTGCAGGCCCAGGAGCAGCGCATCACATCTTTGGAGAATATGCTTTGCGAGCTGGTGGACGGCACGGACTAG
- the CORO6 gene encoding coronin-6 isoform X5, with protein sequence MRRRRGSRCGDQEWCPENNFEEPVALQEMDTSNGVLLPFYDPDSSIVYLCGKGDSSIRYFEITEEPPFVHYLNTFSSKEPQRGMGFMPKRGLDVSKCEIARFYKLHERKCEPIVMTVPRKSDLFQDDLYPDTPGPEPALEAEEWLSGQDADPVLISLRDGYVPPKHRELRVTKRNILDVRPPSGPRRSQSASDAPLSQHTLETLLEEIKALREQVQAQEQRITSLENMLCELVDGTD encoded by the exons ATGCGGCGGCGCAGGGGGTCTAGGTGCGGGGACCAGGAGTGGTGTCCAGAG AACAACTTCGAGGAGCCAGTGGCGCTGCAGGAGATGGACACAAGCAACGGGGTCCTACTGCCTTTCTACGATCCCGACTCCAGCATCGTCTACCTGTGCGGAAAG GGCGACAGCAGCATTCGGTACTTTGAGATCACCGAGGAACCGCCCTTCGTGCACTACCTGAACACCTTCAGCAGCAAGGAGCCGCAGAGGGGCATGGGCTTCATGCCCAAGCGGGGACTCGATGTCAGCAAGTGCGAGATCGCACG GTTCTACAAGTTGCACGAAAGAAAATGTGAACCCATCGTCATGACTGTGCCCCGCAAG TCAGACCTGTTCCAGGACGACCTTTACCCAGATACACCGGGCCCTGAGCCGGCCCTAGAAGCGGAAGAATGGCTATCAGGTCAGGACGCCGACCCCGTGCTCATCTCGTTGAGGGACGGTTACGTGCCTCCCAAGCACCGCGAGCTCCGGGTCACCAAGCGCAACATCCTGGACGTGCGCCCGCCCTCCGGTCCTCGTCGCAGCCAGTCAGCCAGCGATGCCCCCTTATCG CAGCACACCCTGGAGACGCTGCTGGAGGAGATCAAGGCCCTGCGAGAGCAGGTGCAGGCCCAGGAGCAGCGCATCACATCTTTGGAGAATATGCTTTGCGAGCTGGTGGACGGCACGGACTAG